The proteins below come from a single Agrobacterium vitis genomic window:
- a CDS encoding DUF1203 domain-containing protein — translation MQTIRFTPMPSTLAEAYRSGAPDAYGCVPERRTSPGGSYQCRHCLAPIAEGAPYLTLAYRPFPHLQPYAETGPIFLHAEECAAYDEGDTLPPIFESPDYIVRGYGDDDRIVYGTGAVTETSRIAARAQELLQDEKIAYVHVRSARNNCFQCRIERTPVGEDLPEGLETA, via the coding sequence ATGCAGACCATCCGCTTTACCCCCATGCCCTCCACCCTTGCCGAAGCCTACCGGAGCGGTGCGCCGGATGCCTATGGATGCGTGCCGGAGCGCCGCACCTCGCCTGGTGGCAGCTATCAATGCCGCCATTGCCTGGCGCCGATTGCCGAAGGTGCGCCTTATCTAACCCTGGCCTATCGGCCCTTCCCGCATCTACAGCCCTATGCCGAGACCGGACCGATCTTTCTTCATGCCGAGGAATGCGCGGCTTACGATGAAGGCGATACTTTGCCGCCAATCTTCGAAAGCCCCGATTATATCGTGCGTGGCTATGGCGATGACGACCGTATCGTCTATGGCACCGGCGCCGTTACCGAGACATCGCGGATAGCGGCGCGCGCGCAAGAGCTTCTCCAGGACGAAAAAATCGCCTATGTGCATGTCCGGTCCGCTCGCAACAACTGCTTTCAATGCAGGATCGAGCGGACCCCGGTGGGCGAAGATCTGCCGGAGGGATTGGAAACCGCCTAG
- a CDS encoding lysozyme inhibitor LprI family protein encodes MKTASATTSILFLSTLVIAGMMPRHGDAASFDCTKTDLKADEKAICDNRDLNDLDVKMVTTFELISGLLPMGNRGELQDQQTVWLKTRQSCNADNDCITKAYDARLKALKSVYDKIERPL; translated from the coding sequence ATGAAAACCGCGTCTGCCACCACCTCGATTTTGTTTCTCAGCACCCTGGTGATTGCAGGCATGATGCCGCGCCACGGCGATGCCGCGAGCTTCGATTGTACCAAAACCGATCTGAAGGCTGACGAAAAAGCGATTTGCGACAATCGCGATCTGAACGATCTCGACGTGAAGATGGTCACCACTTTCGAGCTGATTTCCGGCCTGCTGCCAATGGGCAATCGCGGCGAATTGCAGGACCAGCAGACGGTTTGGCTGAAAACCCGCCAGTCCTGCAATGCCGACAACGACTGCATTACCAAGGCCTATGATGCTCGGTTGAAGGCATTGAAGAGCGTTTACGACAAGATTGAACGTCCGCTTTAA
- a CDS encoding DegQ family serine endoprotease, which translates to MRGLKSMSPAVIVLACLAGSPVLAQDAKSLPQSRADMQMSFAPLVKQTHGAVVNVYAERIVQSRVNPFAGDPFFQQFFGQRFPNRTERQTSLGSGVIVEANGTVMTNFHVIAGADDIKVALSDGREYPVKVVLKDERLDLAVLKIDAKESLPTLKIADSDKIEVGDLVLAIGNPFGVGQTVTSGIVSGLARNQVSEGDFGFFIQTDASINPGNSGGALMNMNGELIGLNTAIFSKGGGSNGVGFAIPANLVKVFLEAADKGASSFERPYVGATFEPVTSDVADALGLKQVLGALVTKTVEGGPADKAGIKAGQVITAVDGVIVEHPDALNYRLTTTGLGKSVTLNVIDNGKPKDITLTLAGAPETRPRDEQVIKDNSPFEGATVGNLSPRLAYELKLNTQTSGVAITAVADGSVAQRLGFQPGDIIVSINGTEVTSSRDMVKIAAGSPAYWRIEIDRNGQRLRQMFR; encoded by the coding sequence ATGCGTGGCCTGAAATCGATGTCTCCCGCTGTCATCGTCCTTGCATGTCTGGCCGGTTCGCCGGTACTGGCGCAGGACGCGAAAAGCCTGCCCCAAAGCCGGGCGGATATGCAGATGTCCTTTGCCCCTCTGGTCAAGCAGACCCATGGGGCTGTCGTAAATGTCTATGCCGAGCGGATCGTCCAGAGCCGCGTCAATCCTTTTGCCGGCGATCCATTCTTCCAGCAATTTTTTGGCCAGCGGTTTCCCAACCGCACGGAACGCCAGACCTCGCTGGGCTCCGGGGTGATTGTTGAGGCGAACGGCACGGTGATGACCAATTTTCACGTCATCGCAGGGGCAGACGATATCAAGGTGGCGCTGTCCGATGGCCGGGAATATCCGGTGAAAGTTGTTTTGAAGGATGAGCGGCTGGATCTGGCTGTCTTGAAAATCGACGCCAAGGAAAGCTTGCCGACGCTGAAAATCGCCGATTCGGATAAGATCGAGGTCGGCGATCTTGTGCTGGCAATCGGCAATCCCTTTGGTGTTGGCCAGACGGTAACCAGCGGCATTGTCTCCGGCCTGGCGCGCAACCAGGTATCGGAAGGCGATTTCGGCTTCTTCATCCAGACCGATGCGTCGATCAATCCCGGCAATTCCGGGGGCGCGCTGATGAATATGAATGGCGAGTTGATCGGCTTGAATACCGCGATCTTTTCCAAGGGCGGCGGCTCGAACGGCGTTGGTTTCGCCATTCCCGCCAATCTGGTCAAAGTGTTCCTGGAGGCGGCTGACAAGGGTGCATCATCGTTCGAGCGGCCTTACGTTGGCGCCACATTCGAGCCGGTCACGTCAGATGTCGCTGACGCACTTGGTCTGAAACAGGTTTTAGGTGCGCTGGTGACGAAGACGGTGGAAGGCGGCCCGGCCGATAAAGCTGGCATCAAGGCCGGGCAGGTGATTACGGCGGTGGATGGGGTGATTGTTGAGCATCCCGATGCCCTAAACTACCGCCTGACGACAACAGGCCTTGGTAAGTCGGTGACGTTGAACGTGATTGACAATGGCAAGCCCAAGGACATTACCTTGACGCTGGCCGGTGCGCCGGAGACCCGTCCGCGCGACGAACAGGTGATCAAGGACAACAGTCCGTTTGAAGGTGCAACGGTCGGCAATCTGTCGCCACGTCTTGCCTATGAGCTGAAACTGAACACGCAGACAAGTGGCGTGGCGATTACCGCTGTCGCTGATGGTTCGGTTGCGCAGCGGCTTGGCTTCCAGCCCGGTGACATCATCGTCTCCATCAATGGCACCGAGGTTACCTCGTCGCGGGATATGGTGAAGATCGCAGCTGGCTCGCCTGCCTATTGGCGGATTGAGATCGATCGCAATGGCCAGCGGCTGCGGCAGATGTTTCGATGA
- a CDS encoding replication-associated recombination protein A yields the protein MSDLFAPKLDEDMAARRPLADRLRPKTLSDVTGQDHLTGPDGVLARMIASGSLGSMIFWGPPGTGKTTVARLLSGEADLAFEQISAIFSGVADLKRVFEGARARRMSGRQTLLFVDEIHRFNRAQQDSFLPVMEDGTVILVGATTENPSFELNAALLSRARVLTFKPHDEESIETLLKRAEATEEKPLPLDEAARISLMRMADGDGRAALTLAEEVWRAARQGEVFDTEGLTRIVQRRAPVYDKGQDGHYNLISALHKSVRGSDPDAALYYLCRMFDAGEDPLYLGRRLVRMAVEDIGLADPQALVICNAAKDAYDYLGSPEGELALAQACVYLATAPKSNAVYTAYKSAMRAAKENGSLLPPKHILNAPTKLMKGEGYGDGYRYDHDEPDAFSGQDYFPEKMGRQTFYDPPERGFERDIRKRLDWWAKLRRERN from the coding sequence ATGAGCGATCTGTTTGCCCCGAAACTGGATGAGGACATGGCGGCCCGCAGGCCGCTGGCGGATCGGCTAAGGCCGAAAACGCTCTCCGATGTGACGGGGCAGGATCATCTGACCGGGCCAGACGGTGTTCTGGCCCGGATGATTGCGTCCGGCTCGTTGGGTTCTATGATCTTCTGGGGGCCGCCCGGCACCGGCAAAACTACTGTAGCCCGGCTGCTATCGGGGGAGGCAGATCTGGCCTTCGAGCAGATTTCGGCGATTTTTTCCGGCGTGGCGGATCTGAAACGGGTGTTTGAGGGGGCTCGCGCCCGGCGGATGTCTGGCCGCCAGACATTGCTATTTGTCGATGAAATCCATCGCTTCAACCGCGCGCAGCAGGATAGCTTCCTGCCGGTCATGGAGGATGGCACGGTTATTCTGGTGGGCGCCACCACGGAAAATCCGTCTTTCGAGCTGAATGCCGCGCTTTTGTCTCGCGCCCGCGTGCTGACCTTCAAGCCGCATGACGAAGAGAGTATTGAGACGCTACTAAAACGGGCCGAAGCGACTGAGGAAAAGCCCCTGCCGCTGGACGAGGCCGCCCGTATCAGCTTGATGCGCATGGCGGATGGCGATGGCCGGGCGGCCCTGACGCTGGCCGAGGAAGTCTGGCGGGCAGCGCGGCAGGGAGAGGTCTTCGATACCGAGGGGCTGACACGGATCGTGCAGCGGCGCGCGCCAGTCTATGACAAGGGGCAGGACGGCCACTATAATCTGATCTCGGCGCTGCATAAATCGGTGCGCGGTTCAGACCCGGATGCGGCGCTCTATTATCTTTGCCGGATGTTCGATGCAGGCGAAGACCCGCTTTATCTTGGTCGCAGGCTGGTCCGAATGGCGGTGGAAGATATCGGTCTCGCCGATCCTCAGGCGCTGGTGATCTGTAACGCCGCCAAGGATGCCTATGATTATCTCGGCTCGCCAGAGGGGGAGTTGGCGCTGGCGCAGGCCTGCGTCTATCTCGCCACCGCGCCGAAATCCAACGCCGTTTATACCGCCTATAAGTCCGCTATGCGCGCCGCCAAGGAAAATGGCTCGCTGCTGCCGCCAAAGCACATTCTCAACGCCCCAACCAAGCTGATGAAGGGCGAGGGCTATGGGGACGGCTATCGCTATGACCACGACGAGCCGGATGCTTTTTCCGGGCAGGACTACTTTCCAGAAAAAATGGGCCGCCAGACGTTTTACGATCCGCCGGAACGTGGTTTCGAGCGCGATATCCGCAAGCGGCTGGACTGGTGGGCAAAGCTGAGGCGGGAGCGCAATTGA
- a CDS encoding MOSC domain-containing protein, protein MMRVEAVSLSKDHLFSKQGRDEIVLLAGLGVEGDAHLGVTVQHRSRVAADPSQPNLRQVHLIHAELLRELGDKGFSVQPGDLGENITTVGVDLLALPQGTRLHFSSGAVVEVTGLRNPCKQINNFQPGLMQAVLDRTSYGSLIRKAGVMAVVIEGGVVHPGDSIRVEQPGAPHRPLLPV, encoded by the coding sequence ATGATGAGGGTTGAGGCAGTCAGCCTTTCCAAAGATCACCTGTTCAGTAAGCAGGGGCGAGATGAGATCGTGCTTCTCGCGGGATTGGGTGTGGAAGGCGACGCTCATCTCGGCGTCACGGTCCAGCATCGCTCCCGGGTTGCCGCCGATCCCAGCCAGCCGAACCTGCGTCAGGTTCATCTTATTCACGCGGAACTACTGAGAGAACTTGGAGATAAGGGTTTTTCGGTGCAGCCGGGAGATCTTGGCGAGAACATCACCACAGTTGGAGTCGATCTTCTTGCGCTGCCGCAAGGAACCCGCCTGCATTTTAGCTCAGGTGCGGTGGTCGAGGTGACGGGTCTTCGCAATCCCTGCAAACAGATCAATAATTTTCAGCCGGGCTTGATGCAGGCGGTGCTGGACCGAACCTCGTACGGTAGCTTGATCCGCAAGGCAGGCGTCATGGCAGTTGTCATTGAAGGTGGCGTTGTGCATCCGGGTGATAGTATCCGTGTCGAGCAACCCGGCGCTCCGCATCGACCTCTGCTGCCGGTCTAA
- a CDS encoding DUF1127 domain-containing protein: MNITRSLNNWRKYRQTITELGRMSDRELHDLGIGRDDIRRVARHAVKAG; encoded by the coding sequence ATGAACATCACTCGCTCGCTGAACAACTGGCGCAAATATCGTCAGACCATTACTGAACTGGGCCGCATGTCGGACCGCGAATTGCACGACCTCGGCATTGGCCGCGACGACATCCGTCGCGTTGCCCGCCACGCCGTCAAGGCTGGCTGA
- a CDS encoding DUF2157 domain-containing protein, which translates to MKLKKDLDRWTGMGLISKQAAAAMIEDHDARAGNFNIGGVLLMLSAVLVSAAILLLVAANWQAIPRLVKVSGLILLIWGFHGGAAFCLAQRRQASGHALLVLGAASFGAALSLVGQLYHLSGDLLDLLYLWIGMASLSCLLFRSGAMAAFVGVLALGLAAATLDQFDFSWTLEAVWTPPLLAVLVTGLALFTGNIRVQHISGLLILGWLAWIYAQIMQPGLAMAYVALGVAAFAASALPLLARYMSVQIAGFHALLLAAMGLFVLNIEFDHGLPLALVAVTAVGISIAALVLRGRHDGVVRALAYLIFAGEILYLSFTTIDSLLGTSGFFLIAGVIVALLALGVSQMEKLLGTRKRPMVVEGRERS; encoded by the coding sequence GTGAAACTGAAGAAAGATCTTGATCGCTGGACCGGCATGGGCCTGATCAGCAAACAGGCCGCCGCGGCGATGATCGAGGATCATGATGCCCGGGCGGGCAATTTCAATATCGGCGGCGTGTTGCTCATGCTGTCGGCAGTGCTGGTCTCTGCCGCCATCCTGCTGCTTGTGGCGGCCAATTGGCAGGCCATTCCGCGCCTGGTGAAGGTGTCTGGCCTGATTCTGCTGATCTGGGGCTTTCACGGCGGTGCGGCCTTCTGCCTCGCTCAAAGGCGGCAGGCGTCGGGTCATGCCCTTCTGGTGCTGGGAGCAGCCAGTTTCGGCGCAGCACTGTCGCTGGTTGGGCAGCTGTATCACCTGTCGGGCGACCTTCTCGATCTGCTTTATCTGTGGATCGGTATGGCAAGCCTGTCCTGCCTATTGTTTCGCTCCGGTGCGATGGCGGCTTTCGTTGGTGTTCTGGCGCTGGGGTTGGCGGCTGCAACCCTTGACCAATTTGATTTCTCCTGGACGCTGGAGGCAGTTTGGACACCGCCCCTTTTGGCTGTGCTCGTTACAGGCTTGGCACTTTTCACCGGAAACATCCGGGTTCAGCATATATCCGGCCTGCTGATTCTTGGCTGGCTTGCCTGGATCTATGCGCAGATCATGCAGCCAGGTCTTGCCATGGCCTATGTGGCTTTAGGGGTTGCCGCATTCGCAGCGTCAGCTTTGCCGCTGCTCGCACGGTATATGTCCGTGCAGATTGCCGGTTTTCATGCCTTGCTGCTGGCGGCAATGGGTCTTTTCGTCCTCAATATTGAGTTTGATCACGGTTTGCCACTGGCGCTGGTGGCTGTCACTGCGGTTGGAATTTCCATTGCGGCCCTTGTGCTTCGTGGGCGTCATGATGGTGTGGTGCGGGCGCTGGCCTATCTGATTTTCGCAGGCGAGATCCTCTATCTGTCCTTTACAACAATTGATTCTCTGTTGGGGACATCGGGCTTTTTCCTGATTGCCGGTGTGATTGTCGCTTTGCTGGCCCTCGGCGTCAGCCAGATGGAAAAGCTGCTGGGCACGCGCAAGCGTCCGATGGTGGTTGAAGGACGGGAGCGGTCATGA
- a CDS encoding GDYXXLXY domain-containing protein, with the protein MMQRNHIFRMVSAAILLAALQTAAIGYQIGERANILRNGQEVLLRTEAVDPRDLLRGDFVVLNYPISRIPEEKIIGPRPSSRQDVRLHVRVVPQADGFASVEEASVADLSAKPGSVVLLSEPLSFPSPLAPGDSLTVHYGIERFYVPEGEGRDIEAQRNQGAVSIAIRVSHAGRAQIRQLFVAGQPVYREPDF; encoded by the coding sequence ATGATGCAGCGCAATCATATTTTTCGTATGGTTTCCGCGGCGATTCTTCTGGCTGCGCTGCAAACGGCGGCAATCGGCTACCAGATTGGCGAGCGGGCCAATATTTTGCGCAACGGCCAGGAGGTCCTGCTGCGGACCGAGGCGGTCGACCCGCGCGATCTGCTGCGCGGCGATTTTGTCGTGCTGAATTATCCGATTTCCCGCATTCCTGAAGAAAAGATCATCGGTCCTCGGCCATCAAGCCGACAGGATGTGCGTCTGCATGTTCGTGTCGTGCCGCAGGCCGATGGCTTTGCCTCGGTCGAAGAGGCGTCGGTCGCCGATCTGTCGGCAAAGCCGGGAAGCGTCGTGCTGTTAAGCGAGCCGCTGTCCTTTCCATCGCCTCTGGCGCCCGGAGACAGTTTGACCGTGCATTACGGGATCGAGCGATTCTATGTCCCTGAAGGCGAGGGCCGCGATATTGAGGCACAGCGTAATCAAGGTGCGGTTTCAATCGCCATACGGGTGTCTCATGCGGGACGGGCGCAGATCCGGCAATTGTTCGTCGCGGGCCAGCCGGTTTATCGGGAACCGGATTTTTGA
- the tig gene encoding trigger factor, with product MQVIETLAEGLKRELKVIIPAADMEAQMNERLADVKDKVRINGFRPGKVPAGHLKKMYGKSVMAELVNEIVRDRPSAILSERGEKSATQPEVAMTEDEAEADKILNAQADFEFTLAYEVIPAIELKPVDGIKIVREVVEVSEDEVNEQIMKIAESARTFATKDGVAADGDRVTMDYLGKVDGVPFDGGKDEDAELVIGSNRFIPGFEEQLVGLKAGDEKVINVTFPTEYPAANLAGKDATFDITVKEVAAPAETEINDELATKLGLESVDKLKEIVRGQIESQYGNVTRQKIKRQILDQLDEMYKFEAPSRLVDAEFDNIWRQINTDLQQSGKTFEDEETTEDAAREEYRALAERRVRLGLVLSEIGEKAAIDVTEEEMQRALYAQLQQFPGQEKQIIDFFRNTPGASASLRAPIFEEKVMDKLISEVNVTDKTVTKEELLAEDEDGDDTKPAKKSAKKKAVKAEDASAEGEESAPKKKAAAKKKAADEGDAE from the coding sequence ATGCAGGTTATCGAAACGCTCGCTGAAGGGCTGAAGCGCGAACTCAAGGTCATCATTCCGGCCGCTGACATGGAAGCGCAGATGAATGAGCGCCTTGCTGACGTCAAGGACAAGGTTCGCATCAACGGTTTCCGTCCGGGCAAGGTACCGGCGGGTCACCTGAAGAAGATGTATGGCAAGTCGGTCATGGCCGAACTGGTCAACGAAATCGTCCGTGATCGTCCGTCCGCTATCCTGTCTGAACGTGGTGAAAAGTCCGCGACCCAGCCGGAAGTGGCGATGACCGAGGACGAGGCAGAAGCCGACAAGATCCTCAATGCGCAGGCCGATTTCGAATTCACGCTTGCCTATGAAGTCATTCCGGCTATCGAATTGAAGCCGGTCGACGGCATCAAGATCGTCCGCGAAGTCGTTGAAGTGTCGGAAGACGAAGTCAACGAGCAGATCATGAAGATCGCCGAAAGCGCGCGGACCTTCGCCACCAAGGACGGTGTTGCTGCAGATGGCGACCGCGTCACCATGGATTACCTTGGCAAGGTCGACGGCGTTCCCTTCGACGGTGGCAAGGACGAAGATGCAGAGCTGGTCATCGGCTCCAACCGCTTCATCCCCGGCTTTGAAGAGCAGCTGGTCGGCCTGAAGGCTGGCGACGAAAAGGTCATCAACGTGACCTTCCCGACCGAATATCCGGCTGCAAATCTTGCTGGCAAGGACGCCACCTTTGACATCACCGTCAAGGAAGTTGCGGCTCCGGCTGAAACCGAGATCAATGACGAGCTGGCCACCAAGCTCGGCCTGGAATCGGTCGATAAGCTGAAGGAAATCGTTCGCGGCCAGATCGAAAGCCAGTACGGCAATGTGACCCGCCAGAAGATCAAGCGTCAGATCCTTGATCAGTTGGACGAGATGTACAAGTTCGAAGCGCCTTCGCGTCTGGTTGATGCCGAATTCGACAATATCTGGCGCCAGATCAACACCGATCTGCAACAGTCCGGCAAGACTTTCGAAGATGAAGAGACAACGGAAGATGCAGCCCGCGAAGAATACCGCGCCCTGGCTGAACGTCGCGTTCGTCTCGGCCTGGTTCTCTCCGAAATCGGTGAAAAGGCTGCTATCGATGTGACCGAGGAAGAAATGCAGCGTGCGCTTTACGCTCAGTTGCAGCAGTTCCCGGGCCAGGAAAAGCAGATCATCGACTTCTTCCGTAACACGCCCGGCGCTTCTGCATCGCTGCGTGCTCCGATCTTTGAAGAAAAGGTCATGGACAAGCTGATCTCCGAGGTCAATGTTACGGATAAGACTGTGACCAAGGAAGAACTGCTGGCTGAAGACGAAGACGGCGACGACACCAAGCCTGCCAAGAAGTCGGCCAAGAAGAAGGCTGTCAAGGCTGAGGACGCTTCCGCTGAAGGCGAAGAATCCGCTCCAAAGAAGAAGGCTGCCGCCAAGAAGAAGGCTGCTGACGAAGGCGATGCTGAATAA
- a CDS encoding MBL fold metallo-hydrolase translates to MEIELIRSATLRLKMAGLTLLIDPWLAAKGQGRSYRGALTSPLVDLPIPVEQVIHGIDAVLVSHLHSDHFDDVAKQLLPPDISLFCHPRDVAAIRAMGFSRVIGIESATQLGEVRLETTDGQHGPPEVLADMGDVSGFLLRAAAEPVLYWAGDTILCDAVRQVLVDHRPDVIVVHACGAEWNGCGPLVMDAAMVMEVLHLAPRAMVIATHLDAVDHATVSRADLAAAAQRQAPEVRARLYIPADGASLVF, encoded by the coding sequence ATGGAGATAGAATTGATCCGCAGTGCCACGCTGCGGTTAAAGATGGCCGGGCTAACGCTGCTGATTGACCCTTGGCTGGCGGCAAAGGGGCAGGGCCGAAGTTATCGCGGGGCCTTGACCTCGCCACTGGTCGATCTGCCAATCCCGGTCGAGCAGGTGATTCACGGCATTGACGCGGTGCTGGTTTCGCATCTTCACTCCGATCATTTCGACGATGTTGCCAAACAGCTATTGCCACCTGACATCTCATTATTCTGCCACCCACGCGATGTGGCGGCGATCCGTGCCATGGGCTTCTCACGGGTGATCGGGATTGAAAGTGCCACACAGCTTGGCGAAGTGCGTCTAGAAACGACGGATGGCCAGCATGGGCCGCCTGAGGTTCTGGCGGATATGGGAGACGTCAGTGGCTTCCTGCTGCGGGCCGCCGCTGAACCAGTGCTTTACTGGGCTGGCGACACCATCCTGTGCGATGCGGTGCGGCAGGTGCTTGTTGATCACCGCCCGGATGTGATTGTCGTTCACGCCTGCGGTGCGGAATGGAACGGCTGTGGACCGCTGGTAATGGATGCCGCCATGGTGATGGAGGTCTTGCACCTTGCGCCCCGAGCCATGGTCATCGCCACTCATCTCGACGCCGTCGACCACGCCACCGTCAGTCGCGCCGATCTTGCCGCCGCCGCACAGAGGCAAGCGCCAGAGGTGAGAGCAAGGCTCTACATTCCCGCTGATGGCGCCAGCCTGGTTTTCTAG
- the sthA gene encoding Si-specific NAD(P)(+) transhydrogenase has translation MYQYDLVVIGSGPAGRRAAIQAAKLSKKVLVIERGGHVGGVSVHTGTIPSKTLRETALNLTGWRERGFYGRSYRVKQEISADDLRRRLLITLDHEVDVLEHQFSRNRVQQLRGHAIFLDSHTLEVTKEDGEVQRVSANAILLAVGTRPHRPAHIAFDGVSILDSDDIVHIKDVPRSMVVIGAGVIGIEYATIFSALDTQVTVVEPRDSMLDFIDKEIVEDFSYQLRDRNMKLIFGQSAEKVEKEDGKCRVTLKNGRVLNSEMVLFAAGRVGATDTLNLAACGLEADNRGRLKVNPETFQTDVPNIYAAGDVVGFPSLASTSMEQGRIAARHAVGAPSGEPPQYFPYGIYAVPEISTCGLTEEEVKQRAIPYECGIAHFRETSRGHIMGLDSGMLKMIFSLKTRRLLGVHIVGEGATELVHIGQAVLNLKGTVEYFVENTFNYPTLAEAYKIAGLDAWNRMGELKVEKTVKNAAQ, from the coding sequence ATGTACCAGTATGATCTCGTGGTAATCGGCAGCGGCCCCGCAGGACGCCGGGCTGCCATTCAGGCCGCCAAGCTTTCCAAGAAGGTTCTGGTCATCGAGCGCGGCGGTCATGTCGGCGGGGTCTCCGTCCATACCGGCACAATCCCTTCCAAAACGCTGCGTGAAACGGCTCTCAACCTGACCGGCTGGCGTGAGCGCGGGTTTTATGGTCGCTCCTACCGCGTCAAGCAGGAAATCAGCGCCGATGACCTTCGCCGCCGGTTGCTGATCACCCTCGACCATGAAGTCGATGTGCTGGAACATCAGTTTTCCCGCAACCGGGTGCAGCAATTGCGCGGTCACGCCATCTTCCTTGATTCTCACACGCTTGAGGTCACCAAGGAAGACGGCGAAGTGCAGCGGGTCAGCGCCAATGCAATCCTGCTGGCAGTCGGCACCCGCCCGCACCGGCCTGCCCATATCGCCTTCGATGGCGTCAGCATTCTCGACAGCGATGATATCGTTCATATCAAGGACGTGCCGCGTTCCATGGTGGTGATCGGCGCGGGCGTTATCGGCATCGAATATGCGACGATCTTCAGCGCTCTGGATACCCAAGTGACGGTGGTCGAGCCGCGCGACAGCATGCTGGATTTTATCGACAAGGAAATCGTCGAGGACTTTTCCTACCAGCTCCGTGACCGCAACATGAAGCTGATCTTCGGACAATCGGCAGAAAAGGTCGAAAAGGAAGATGGAAAATGTCGGGTGACGCTGAAGAATGGCCGGGTGCTGAATTCCGAAATGGTGCTGTTTGCCGCAGGCCGCGTCGGCGCCACCGATACGCTGAACCTTGCAGCCTGCGGGCTGGAAGCTGATAACCGTGGCCGGTTGAAGGTCAATCCGGAGACGTTCCAGACCGATGTCCCCAATATCTATGCGGCCGGAGACGTCGTTGGTTTTCCGAGTCTGGCCTCCACATCGATGGAACAGGGCCGTATTGCCGCCCGCCATGCCGTTGGCGCCCCTTCCGGCGAACCGCCGCAATATTTCCCCTATGGGATTTATGCCGTGCCAGAGATCTCCACCTGTGGGCTGACGGAGGAAGAGGTCAAGCAACGTGCCATTCCCTATGAATGTGGCATTGCCCATTTCCGCGAGACCTCGCGTGGCCATATCATGGGCCTCGATAGCGGCATGTTGAAAATGATCTTCTCGCTGAAAACCCGCCGCCTGCTCGGCGTTCATATCGTTGGCGAAGGCGCAACCGAACTGGTCCATATCGGCCAGGCCGTGCTGAACCTGAAAGGAACAGTGGAATATTTCGTCGAAAACACCTTCAATTACCCGACGCTGGCAGAGGCCTATAAAATCGCCGGACTGGACGCCTGGAACCGGATGGGAGAACTGAAGGTCGAAAAAACCGTGAAAAATGCGGCGCAATAG